From a single Gadus morhua chromosome 3, gadMor3.0, whole genome shotgun sequence genomic region:
- the LOC115540982 gene encoding uncharacterized protein LOC115540982 codes for MSKSGYDSDTEEQMAGSQHEVQDLQRELHSVADSSCLKETTEVVEEGQSHLQGKLDDPPGGPRRSERARNPTEKMRALQAEEAKKMEKGLLSMYEQWKLKIRKARDQLKSYMPDDELWPLVEELRKSKEDIMNIYSEMRDLATPSTDIRRRVDTCESVTTEIIIIAHNRAIDDEVEFNEKQERHRLHELLHRDYAKSVYGSAASLTSHSKSDHHSMTSSMAAKRADAAAELAVKETNYEMMIAEERQREVIRELEEQQRIALEAQRYELERLQAEKEVRAAKAKLNVYNKETEHKAADCINIEKDKEATNVPVTAVSPSHVATPSHKDISSLAQVFQDSIALNRLPVPEPFVFNGDPIRFTEWKASFSSLIDQRAITPAEKLYYLKKYVAGPARQVLDGTFFRNDDEAYQDAWNKLTRRFGQPFAIQRAFREKLTNWPRIQPKDAEGLRNFSDFLNACQDAMPHVKGLDILNDCEENQKLVYKLPDWAASRWNRQATRSLNDRQEFPSFKDFAIFVSTEAEIACNPITSLYALRSSDSNAEKRNLRDTKTNQASVYTTQAATDIFNKGSEQRKTCILCQDNRHQLHACPKFTEMLLVERRNYVKEKKLCYGCLKFGHSAKSCRHRHCCDNCKGKHPTALHDYNYGKEKSSSEAATNQRAAATSLSVAGEGSSYTSMVMPVWVSSKNNPTAERLVYALLDTQSDTTFIDQEVSDSLNADKYPVKLKLTTMSGMNTVLSSESVFGLCVRGYSSAIQFDLPVAYSKDCIPVNRAHIPTCETAKQWSHLREIAEEIQPLKDCEIGLLIGYNCSRAMAPRQVILGGDEEPYAVRTDLGWSIVGRSSQSYDPPSSSRLCHKISIKVLPPVTPADAIRILESDFKDDSEDSKTVSQDDITFLNKLNEGIQKNKHGHYQMPLPFKKRPSMPDNKNSVMIRLNHLKRKLQRDEKYKEQYVKFMEEIIERGDAEQIEDGGSEVERWYIPHHGVRHAKKPDKLRVVFDCSARHKGTSLNDHLLSGPDLLNNLSGVLIRFRRYPVALMCDIEKMFHQFHVDEADRNYLRFLWWKQGDLNSPPSEFRMKVHLFGAASSPGCANFGMKHLAKENGDLYPKGSQFIMRDFYVDDGLTSAGSTEEAVQLAREARELCAMGGLRLHKFVSNERNVLESIPPSERAINVTNMDLTFDELPLERALGIQWDVESDHFRLSVSLKDQPATRRGILSTVASLYDPLGFVAPVLLKAKIILQEMCRRGTGWDDPLPDELRPKWEKWRDDLAQLDNVTIPRTYSPAGFGKVLKTQLHHFSDASLKGYGQCSYLRLQNEEGDVHCALVVGKSRVSPSKVTTVPRLELTAAVVSVKMSNMLKEEFGSADTEEVFWTDSKVVLGYIKNEARRFHTFVANRVQKIHLSSDPQQWRYVPTNENPADHASRSLTPSELLSSTWFTGPKFLWHKEMKPPADEIPELIIGDPEVRSALVLNTRTTEQASLVDRLSKFSSWSLAIRAVARLLRRIRKNRSNNLTTVTEREDAEHCIIKDLQKNVYQEELKLLSKGVPLPSHNSLHSLDAFLDKDGVFRVGGRLCNSSLPNSIKHPAIIPKDHHITKMIIAHHHERIEHQGKGLTLNEIRSHGYWIPGINRAVASHIRQCVTCRRHRKPTEEQRMADLPPERVEPSPPFTFCGMDCFGPFLTKQGRKENKRYGLLFTCFSSRAIHIEMLDGMSTDALINGLRCFIAMRGAVRQIKSDQGSNFVGAKNELKEALKEVDADRLAVFLAEKQCDFCMNAPYSSHVGGVWERQIRTVRSVLRSTLALSSGRLNDASLRAFLYEAMAIVNSRPLTVDNLSDPHSLEPLTPNHLLTMKTVRALPPPGEFVREDMYGKKRWRHVQYLAEQFWSRWRKEYLANISLRQRWHAPKRNLQVGDIVMMKGEDAHRNEWRLGRVLETTIDKDGLVRRVKICLGDRNLGKKGERLHKMSEVERPVQRLVLLLETN; via the coding sequence ATGTCAAAGTCAGGTTATGATAGTGACACAGAGGAGCAAATGGCTGGTTCTCAGCATGAAGTTCAGGATTTGCAGAGGGAGCTCCACTCAGTGGCAGACTCATCATGCCTGAAGGAAACGACTGAAGTGGTGGAAGAAGGTCAGAGTCATCTCCAAGGTAAACTGGATGACCCACCTGGAGGTCCCAGACGTTCCGAACGTGCACGGAACCCTACCGAGAAGATGCGTGCACTACAAGCGGAGGAGGCCAAGAAAATGGAGAAAGGGCTGCTCTCCATGTACGAGCAATGGAAACTCAAAATACGAAAAGCAAGAGATCAACTGAAGTCCTACATGCCAGATGATGAGCTCTGGCCTCTCGTGGAAGAACTTAGGAAAAGTAAGGAAGACATAATGAacatatattctgaaatgcGAGATCTTGCCACACCTTCCACTGATATCAGACGACGAGTCGATACTTGTGAATCAGTCACCACAGAAATCATTATCATTGCCCACAACAGAGCAATAGATGATGAAGTTGAGTTTAACGAGAAGCAGGAAAGACATCGCCTTCATGAACTCCTCCACCGTGACTATGCAAAGTCTGTCTATGGATCCGCCGCGTCCTTGACAAGTCATAGCAAGTCTGACCATCACTCCATGACTTCCTCTATGGCGGCCAAGCGTGCGGATGCAGCAGCAGAACTAGCAGTGAAGGAAACCAATTATGAGATGATGATAGCcgaagagagacaaagggaagtGATTCGAGAGTTAGAGGAACAACAGAGGATAGCTCTAGAGGCACAAAGGTATGAGTTGGAGCGACTGCAGGCAGAGAAGGAAGTGCGAGCAGCTAAGGCCAAGCTGAATGTGTACAATAAGGAGACAGAACATAAAGCTGCTGACTGCATCAACATTGAAAAGGATAAGGAAGCAACGAACGTGCCTGTAACTGCCGTCTCGCCATCCCATGTTGCAACACCCTCTCATAAAGACATTTCCTCACTGGCTCAGGTCTTTCAAGACAGCATAGCCTTGAATAGGCTCCCTGTTCCAGAGCCATTCGTCTTCAATGGTGATCCAATACGATTCACTGAATGGAAAGCATCGTTTTCTTCGCTCATTGACCAAAGAGCTATCACTCCAGCTGAAAAACTCTATTATTTGAAGAAGTATGTTGCCGGCCCAGCACGCCAGGTGCTAGATGGCACCTTTTTCCGAAACGATGATGAAGCCTACCAGGATGCCTGGAACAAGCTCACTCGTCGCTTCGGCCAGCCCTTTGCCATTCAGAGAGCATTCAGAGAGAAGCTTACCAATTGGCCTAGGATACAACCTAAAGATGCCGAGGGACTCAGAAACTTCTCTGATTTTCTAAATGCCTGTCAAGATGCCATGCCTCATGTCAAGGGTCTCGACATATTAAACGACTGCGAGGAAAACCAGAAGCTTGTCTATAAACTACCAGACTGGGCAGCTTCACGCTGGAACCGACAAGCCACACGAAGCCTGAACGATAGGCAAGAATTCCCAAGTTTCAAGGACTTTGCAATATTTGTGTCAACTGAAGCTGAGATTGCCTGCAATCCAATTACGTCGCTTTATGCTCTTCGCTCATCAGACTCTAACGCTGAAAAGAGAAATctcagagacacaaagacaaaccaGGCCAGTGTTTACACCACTCAAGCAGCTACGGACATCTTCAACAAAGGGTCAGAACAGAGAAAAACATGTATTCTCTGTCAAGATAATAGACACCAGCTTCATGCGTGTCCCAAGTTTACAGAAATGTTGTTGGTAGAGCGACGGAACTATGTAAAGGAGAAGAAACTCTGCTACGGATGCCTAAAATTCGGCCACAGCGCAAAAAGCTGTCGTCATCGCCACTGTTGCGACAACTGTAAAGGAAAACATCCGACGGCCCTCCACGATTACAACTATGGGAAGGAGAAGTCTTCATCAGAAGCAGCGACAAATCAAAGAGCTGCTGCAACGTCGCTCAGTGTTGCAGGCGAAGGCTCATCCTACACATCGATGGTGATGCCAGTGTGGGTGTCATCCAAAAACAACCCAACTGCTGAGAGACTTGTCTACGCTCTACTTGACACTCAAAGCGATACAACATTCATCGACCAAGAAGTGAGTGACAGTCTAAATGCTGACAAGTATCCAGTGAAGTTGAAGCTGACGACCATGAGTGGAATGAACACGGTTCTCTCAAGTGAGAGTGTTTTCGGCCTCTGTGTAAGGGGATACAGCTCTGCAATTCAGTTTGATCTCCCAGTTGCCTACTCAAAGGACTGCATACCTGTAAACCGTGCTCATATTCCCACTTGTGAGACGGCTAAGCAATGGAGTCACCTCAGAGAAATAGCAGAAGAAATCCAACCTCTGAAGGACTGTGAAATAGGGCTCCTGATAGGCTATAACTGCTCTAGAGCCATGGCACCAAGGCAGGTTATTctaggaggagatgaggaaccTTATGCTGTACGGACAGACTTAGGATGGAGTATTGTGGGGCGCTCATCGCAAAGCTATGATCCGCCGAGCTCAAGTCGCCTGTGCCACAAAATCTCCATTAAAGTACTGCCTCCGGTAACTCCGGCCGACGCTATTCGCATTCTGGAATCTGACTTCAAGGATGATAGTGAAGACAGCAAAACAGTGTCACAAGATGACATCACCTTCCTCAACAAGCTAAATGAGGGcatacagaaaaacaaacatggcCATTACCAAATGCCTCTACCCTTCAAAAAAAGACCCAGTATGCCTGACAACAAAAACTCAGTCATGATACGCCTCAACCACCTCAAAAGAAAACTGCAGCGGGATGAAAAGTATAAGGAGCAGTATGTCAAGTTCATGGAGGAGATCATCGAAAGGGGAGATGCAGAGCAGATCGAAGACGGTGGGAGTGAAGTTGAGAGATGGTACATTCCCCATCATGGTGTTCGGCACGCAAAGAAGCCAGATAAGCTTCGTGTAGTGTTcgattgctctgccagacacaaAGGAACCAGCTTGAACGACCATCTCCTCTCAGGGCCTGACTTGCTGAACAACTTGAGCGGTGTTCTTATCCGCTTCCGACGTTACCCTGTTGCTTTGATGTGTGACATTGAAAAAATGTTCCATCAATTCCATGTGGATGAGGCTGATCGCAACTACCTGCGCTTTCTTTGGTGGAAGCAAGGAGACTTGAACTCACCGCCCAGTGAGTTCCGTATGAAGGTGCATCTGTTCGGTGCAGCCTCCTCCCCTGGATGTGCAAACTTCGGGATGAAGCATCTAGCTAAGGAGAATGGCGACCTCTACCCTAAAGGCTCACAGTTTATCATGAGGGATTTCTATGTTGATGATGGCCTCACCAGTGCTGGCAGCACCGAAGAAGCTGTTCAGCTTGCCAGAGAAGCTCGTGAACTCTGTGCCATGGGTGGACTCCGATTACACAAATTTGTGTCAAATGAGAGAAATGTCCTAGAAAGTATACCGCCCTCTGAAAGAGCAATCAATGTGACGAATATGGACCTCACGTTCGATGAACTGCCGCTTGAGAGAGCCCTGGGGATTCAATGGGATGTGGAGTCCGACCATTTTCGTCTCAGTGTCAGCCTCAAGGATCAGCCGGCAACACGTCGCGGCATTCTTTCTACAGTTGCCTCCTTGTATGATCCTCTCGGGTTCGTGGCGCCAGTTCTGCTCAAAGCGAAGATCATTCTTCAGGAGATGTGTAGGCGAGGCACAGGCTGGGACGATCCTCTCCCTGACGAGCTCCGTCCAAAATGGGAAAAATGGAGAGATGATCTAGCTCAGTTGGATAATGTCACTATACCCCGCACTTACTCACCAGCTGGATTTGGGAAGGTTTTGAAGACACAGCTGCATCATTTCTCAGATGCTAGCTTGAAGGGTTATGGTCAGTGTTCATACTTGAGACTACAAAATGAGGAGGGAGACGTTCACTGTGCCTTAGTTGTAGGAAAATCACGCGTCTCGCCATCAAAAGTTACAACTGTTCCAAGATTGGAACTGACGGCTGCAGTTGTCTCTGTGAAGATGAGCAACATGCTCAAGGAGGAATTTGGATCAGCTGACACTGAGGAGGTCTTCTGGACCGATTCTAAGGTGGTCTTGGGATACATAAAAAACGAAGCACGACGATTCCACACCTTTGTGGCTAACCGTGTTCAGAAGATTCACCTCAGCTCAGACCCTCAACAATGGAGATATGTTCCAACCAATGAGAATCCTGCTGACCATGCTTCCAGGAGCTTGACTCCCAGCGAGCTTTTGTCATCCACCTGGTTCACTGGACCCAAGTTCTTGTGGCACAAGGAAATGAAGCCGCCGGCAGATGAAATTCCAGAGTTAATAATTGGAGACCCAGAGGTCAGAAGTGCTTTGGTACTTAACACAAGAACTACAGAGCAAGCGAGCCTTGTTGATCGTTTATCTAAGTTCTCATCTTGGTCACTGGCTATTCGAGCTGTTGCACGCCTTTTAAGGCGCATCAGAAAGAACAGATCAAACAACCTCACCACTGTAACAGAACGAGAAGATGCAGAACATTGCATAATCAAAGACCTGCAGAAAAACGTGTACCAAGAAGAGTTGAAACTGCTGAGCAAAGGGGTCCCCCTACCCTCTCACAATTCACTACACTCTCTTGATGCCTTCCTCGATAAAGATGGTGTCTTCAGGGTGGGAGGAAGGCTGTGCAACTCTTCTCTTCCCAACTCCATCAAGCACCCTGCAATCATTCCCAAAGATCATCACATTACAAAAATGATCATTGCTCATCACCATGAAAGAATCGAACATCAAGGTAAAGGCCTCACCCTCAATGAGATCAGGTCCCACGGCTACTGGATTCCAGGAATCAACAGGGCAGTAGCATCGCACATTCGTCAATGCGTCACCTGTAGACGGCACCGGAAACCAACGGAAGAGCAAAGGATGGCTGATCTACCCCCCGAACGCGTGGAACCATCACCCCCCTTCACCTTCTGTGGAATGGACTGCTTTGGTCCATTCCTCACGAAGCAAGGAAGAAAGGAGAACAAGAGGTATGGTCTACTTTTCACTTGCTTTAGCTCCCGTGCCATTCATATTGAGATGCTTGATGGCATGTCCACAGACGCCCTCATCAATGGCCTCCGATGCTTCATTGCTATGCGTGGTGCTGTTCGTCAGATCAAGTCCGATCAAGGTAGCAACTTCGTTGGAGCCAAAAACGAACTTAAGGAAGCTCTAAAGGAAGTTGATGCAGACCGGCTGGCTGTATTCCTTGCTGAAAAACAATGTGACTTTTGCATGAATGCACCTTATTCAAGCCATGTCGGAGGTGTTTGGGAGAGACAGATTAGGACGGTGAGAAGCGTTCTAAGGTCCACGCTTGCTCTTTCCTCTGGAAGGCTAAATGATGCTTCACTGCGGGCTTTTCTCTATGAAGCTATGGCAATCGTCAACAGTCGACCACTGACTGTTGACAACCTCAGTGATCCTCATAGTCTTGAGCCACTCACACCTAATCATCTTCTGACTATGAAAACTGTCAGGGCCTTACCACCTCCAGGCGAGTTCGTCAGAGAGGACATGTATGGCAAGAAAAGGTGGCGACATGTTCAATACCTGGCAGAACAGTTTTGGAGTCGATGGCGAAAGGAATACCTGGCCAACATCTCTCTCAGACAACGTTGGCATGCACCGAAGAGAAATCTTCAAGTTGGAGATATCGTAATGATGAAAGGAGAGGATGCACACAGGAACGAGTGGAGATTAGGtagagttttagaaactacTATTGACAAAGACGGACTAGTAAGGAGAGTTAAGATCTGCCTCGGTGACAGGAATCTTGGCAAGAAAGGAGAGCGTCTCCATAAGATGTCTGAAGTCGAGCGCCCTGTCCAAAGGCTAGTCCTGCTATTGGAGACTAATTAA
- the LOC115541006 gene encoding uncharacterized protein LOC115541006 isoform X1 translates to MGVKDVLVNLWVLSAAVQIRHASTGLSVSPNVTATCGQSVTLHCNVSSNQGLVYHLSWIKDNITLCKVKDDHLVDDEQPTSDVECRYANKSMFVTFRQTSKEQQERALDEYICKLRSYQGPAIKKTWVELKGQRPVECIQRVDQIRTAEVPTCSFTGVRHDGDVHWYREDARLTEDDAVIEKKESVDKECCLTIISSLKPKKDSTGPYTCSLWNSQSQNYTANHTFPHIPSSEQSTSGSGMLQGRWSIGNCLIISVLLTSL, encoded by the exons ATGGGGGTCAAAGATGTGCTTGTTAACCTTTGGGTGCTTAGTGCTGCTGTGCAGATAAGACACG CTTCTACAGGCTTGTCGGTGAGCCCCAATGTCACGGCAACATGTGGTCAGTCCGTCACGCTTCACTGCAATGTCTCCTCGAACCAAGGGCTGGTCTACCACCTGTCCTGGATCAAAGACAACATCACCCTGTGCAAAGTCAAGGACGACCACCTGGTCGACGACGAGCAACCTACCAGCGACGTAGAGTGTCGCTACGCCAACAAAAGCATGTTTGTCACCTTTCGGCAAACCTCAAAAGAGCAGCAAGAACGCGCTTTGGACGAGTACATCTGCAAACTGCGCTCCTATCAGGGACCTGCCATTAAGAAGACATGGGTGGAGTTGAAAGGTCAGAGGCCAGTAG AGTGTATCCAGCGTGTGGATCAAATCAGGACGGCCGAGGTTCCAACGTGCAGCTTCACGGGGGTCCGTCATGACGGAGACGTGCACTGGTACCGGGAGGACGCCAGGCTGACGGAGGACGATGCCGTGATTGAGAAAAAGGAGAGTGTGGACAAGGAATGCTGCCTGACCATCATCAGCTCTCTGAAGCCGAAAAAGGATTCTACGGGGCCCTACACCTGCTCCCTGTGGAACAGCCAATCCCAAAATTACACCGCAAACCATACATTCCCACATATTCCTTCATCAGAACAATCCACGTCTGGATCAGGGATGCTCCAAGGTCGTTGGAGTATTGGGaattgtttaattatatccgTGCTACTGACGTccttgtag
- the LOC115541006 gene encoding uncharacterized protein LOC115541006 isoform X2 — translation MGVKDVLVNLWVLSAAVQIRHASTGLSVSPNVTATCGQSVTLHCNVSSNQGLVYHLSWIKDNITLCKVKDDHLVDDEQPTSDVECRYANKSMFVTFRQTSKEQQERALDEYICKLRSYQGPAIKKTWVELKECIQRVDQIRTAEVPTCSFTGVRHDGDVHWYREDARLTEDDAVIEKKESVDKECCLTIISSLKPKKDSTGPYTCSLWNSQSQNYTANHTFPHIPSSEQSTSGSGMLQGRWSIGNCLIISVLLTSL, via the exons ATGGGGGTCAAAGATGTGCTTGTTAACCTTTGGGTGCTTAGTGCTGCTGTGCAGATAAGACACG CTTCTACAGGCTTGTCGGTGAGCCCCAATGTCACGGCAACATGTGGTCAGTCCGTCACGCTTCACTGCAATGTCTCCTCGAACCAAGGGCTGGTCTACCACCTGTCCTGGATCAAAGACAACATCACCCTGTGCAAAGTCAAGGACGACCACCTGGTCGACGACGAGCAACCTACCAGCGACGTAGAGTGTCGCTACGCCAACAAAAGCATGTTTGTCACCTTTCGGCAAACCTCAAAAGAGCAGCAAGAACGCGCTTTGGACGAGTACATCTGCAAACTGCGCTCCTATCAGGGACCTGCCATTAAGAAGACATGGGTGGAGTTGAAAG AGTGTATCCAGCGTGTGGATCAAATCAGGACGGCCGAGGTTCCAACGTGCAGCTTCACGGGGGTCCGTCATGACGGAGACGTGCACTGGTACCGGGAGGACGCCAGGCTGACGGAGGACGATGCCGTGATTGAGAAAAAGGAGAGTGTGGACAAGGAATGCTGCCTGACCATCATCAGCTCTCTGAAGCCGAAAAAGGATTCTACGGGGCCCTACACCTGCTCCCTGTGGAACAGCCAATCCCAAAATTACACCGCAAACCATACATTCCCACATATTCCTTCATCAGAACAATCCACGTCTGGATCAGGGATGCTCCAAGGTCGTTGGAGTATTGGGaattgtttaattatatccgTGCTACTGACGTccttgtag